In Janibacter alkaliphilus, the following proteins share a genomic window:
- a CDS encoding sugar O-acetyltransferase produces MSDYFAGDPRSHRERMLAGDPYTDGDPDNARLSRRAIEQADAYHRTYVEQGAEAARPLLADLLGTLGEGTHVKPPLYLDYGGQLHLGARTFVNYGLVALDVVDIRIGEDCQIGPNVQLLAPTHPLEPQPRRDKIEAGSPITIGDNVWLGGGVIVCPGVSIGDDSVIGAGAVVTTDIPAGVVAVGNPARVVRELDGRSHPPA; encoded by the coding sequence ATGAGCGACTACTTCGCCGGGGACCCGCGCAGCCACCGTGAGCGGATGCTCGCCGGTGACCCCTACACCGACGGCGACCCGGACAACGCCCGCCTCTCCCGACGGGCGATCGAGCAGGCCGACGCCTACCACCGCACCTACGTCGAGCAGGGGGCCGAGGCGGCCCGTCCGCTGCTGGCCGACCTGCTCGGCACGCTCGGCGAGGGCACCCACGTCAAGCCCCCGCTCTACCTCGACTACGGCGGCCAGCTGCACCTCGGCGCGCGGACCTTCGTCAACTACGGGCTGGTCGCGCTCGACGTCGTCGACATCCGGATCGGCGAGGACTGCCAGATCGGGCCGAACGTGCAGCTGCTCGCGCCGACCCACCCGCTGGAGCCGCAGCCGCGGCGGGACAAGATCGAGGCCGGGTCCCCGATCACCATCGGCGACAACGTCTGGCTCGGCGGCGGCGTCATCGTCTGCCCCGGGGTGAGCATCGGCGACGACAGCGTCATCGGTGCCGGCGCGGTGGTCACCACCGACATCCCCGCAGGGGTCGTCGCCGTCGGCAACCCGGCCCGGGTGGTCCGCGAGCTCGACGGGCGCTCGCACCCGCCGGCCTGA